The following proteins come from a genomic window of Trifolium pratense cultivar HEN17-A07 linkage group LG4, ARS_RC_1.1, whole genome shotgun sequence:
- the LOC123881617 gene encoding L-ascorbate oxidase homolog, whose product MKHGILTPIFLGILACWSAISVIAEDRYQFFTWEITYGTIFPLGVPQEGILINGQFPGPTIEAITNDNIVVNVINKLDDKFLITWSGIKQRRTSWQDGVLGTNCPIPPNTNWTYKFQVKDQIGTYTYFPTTKIHKAAGGFGGFNIAQRSVIDTPYVIPSGEFTLLVGDWYKTNHKILRRLLDLGKTLPFPDALLINGQKDVGVFTGEAGKTYKFRVSNVGLATSINFRIQGHKLKLIEVEGAHTLQETYESLDIHVGQSMTVLVTLDKSIGDYYIVTSSRFTNPILTTTATLRYSGSNSKASGQLPIGPTDVDWSIRQARTIRLNLTANAARPNPQGSFHYGTIPILRTLQLANSKSNMNGKLRYAVNGISHINPSTPLKLADWFNIPGIFDLNTIKDVPSFSGNSAKLGTSVIGFTLHDFTEIIFQNNENTIQSWHMDGSSFYVVGFGNGKWTPNVRETYNLVDGITRYTVQVYPNSWTAILVSLDNKGMWNLRSAIWESRYLGQELYMRVWNNEKSLYTETNVPANVLFCGKAKHLPKL is encoded by the exons ATGAAGCATGGCATTTTAACTCCAATTTTTCTTGGAATTTTGGCTTGTTGGAGTGCAATTTCGGTTATTGCAGAAGACCGATATCAATTCTTCACATGGGAAATTACTTATGGAACAATCTTTCCTCTTGGTGTTCCTCAAGAG GGCATTCTTATCAATGGTCAATTTCCAGGCCCTACAATTGAAGCCATCACTAATGACAATATTGTTGTAAATGTCATTAACAAGTTGGATGATAAATTCCTCATTACATG GAGTGGAATAAAACAAAGAAGGACATCATGGCAAGATGGAGTTTTAGGAACCAATTGTCCAATCCCTCCTAACACCAATTGGACATACAAATTTCAAGTAAAAGATCAAATTGGAACTTACACATATTTCCCAACAACTAAAATCCATAAAGCTGCTGGTGGTTTTGGAGGATTCAATATTGCTCAAAGATCTGTTATTGACACTCCATATGTTATCCCTAGTGGAGAATTCACCCTCCTTGTTGGTGATTGGTACAAGACCAACCACAAG ATACTAAGGAGACTATTGGATCTTGGAAAGACTCTTCCCTTTCCGGATGCTCTACTTATAAATGGTCAGAAAGATGTAGGTGTCTTTACAGGAGAAGCAG GAAAGACATACAAATTCAGAGTGTCCAATGTTGGGTTAGCAACCTCAATCAACTTTAGAATTCAAGGCCATAAATTGAAACTCATTGAAGTTGAAGGTGCTCATACATTGCAAGAAACATATGAATCCCTTGATATTCATGTTGGACAATCAATGACAGTTTTGGTGACACTTGATAAATCAATTGGTGATTATTACATTGTTACATCAAGTCGTTTCACAAATCCTATTCTTACTACTACAGCAACACTTCGTTATTCTGGTTCCAATAGTAAGGCCTCAGGTCAATTACCCATTGGCCCAACTGATGTAGATTGGTCCATTAGACAAGCTAGGACCATCAG ATTGAATTTGACAGCAAATGCAGCACGACCAAACCCTCAAGGATCATTCCACTATGGAACCATCCCTATCTTAAGGACATTACAATTGGCAAATTCTAAATCCAACATGAATGGAAAATTAAGATATGCAGTAAATGGAATTTCACACATAAATCCAAGCACTCCATTGAAGCTTGCTGATTGGTTTAACATTCCAGGAATATTTGATCTCAATACAATCAAGGATGTTCCTTCTTTTTCAGGAAACTCTGCTAAACTTGGAACATCTGTCATAGGTTTTACCCTTCATGACTTTACAGAAATAATCTTTCAGAACAATGAAAACACTATTCAATCATGGCACATGGATGGATCTAGCTTCTATGTTGTCGg ATTTGGCAATGGTAAATGGACACCCAATGTGAGAGAGACTTACAATCTAGTCGATGGTATTACACGATACACTGTTCAG GTGTATCCAAATTCTTGGACTGCCATATTGGTATCATTGGACAATAAGGGCATGTGGAATTTAAGGTCTGCAATATGGGAAAGTAGATATTTGGGACAAGAGTTGTATATGAGGGTGTGGAACAATGAGAAAAGCCTATACACCGAGACTAATGTCCCTGCCAATGTATTGTTTTGTGGGAAAGCTAAACATTTGCCCAAATTATAA